Proteins from a genomic interval of Acidobacteriota bacterium:
- a CDS encoding ABC transporter permease subunit → MRRFVQQVKDFASLTHHAARQLGGRRFWIAPLLPALWIGFQMLRLVIRWRDSSYTQPDAQNILIGSPLTVLAVVFGVRIVAGEIDRRTLEIAYTVPGGAQRIWIAKLAAAFMMLLASEAVLVALTWIFCTDVPWSAMYGAMQGAIFFLALSMSLAALFKGEASAGLVVIVIAAFIALFFQSTNVVLSPFWNAAATDLESGLELLGKTLQNRIGFVLVTAGIIALGFRRAENREKLLG, encoded by the coding sequence ATGAGAAGATTCGTCCAACAGGTGAAGGACTTCGCGTCGCTGACCCACCACGCGGCCCGACAGCTGGGTGGTCGTCGATTCTGGATTGCACCGCTTCTGCCTGCGTTGTGGATCGGTTTTCAGATGCTTCGACTTGTCATCCGTTGGCGGGACAGCTCGTATACGCAGCCGGATGCCCAGAACATCCTGATCGGGTCTCCGCTGACAGTGCTGGCCGTCGTGTTCGGTGTCCGCATCGTCGCCGGCGAGATCGATCGTCGCACGCTGGAGATCGCCTACACCGTTCCCGGTGGCGCTCAGCGAATCTGGATCGCCAAACTGGCCGCCGCCTTCATGATGCTGCTGGCATCTGAAGCGGTCCTGGTCGCTTTGACCTGGATCTTCTGTACCGACGTCCCGTGGTCGGCGATGTACGGCGCGATGCAGGGGGCGATCTTCTTTCTGGCACTGTCGATGTCGTTGGCGGCGCTGTTCAAGGGCGAGGCTTCTGCGGGGTTGGTGGTGATCGTGATCGCGGCGTTCATCGCACTCTTCTTCCAGTCCACCAATGTGGTCCTGTCGCCGTTCTGGAACGCGGCGGCCACCGATCTGGAGAGCGGTCTGGAGCTACTGGGCAAGACGCTACAGAACCGCATCGGCTTCGTCCTGGTGACGGCAGGAATCATCGCACTGGGATTCCGTCGTGCGGAGAACCGCGAGAAGCTTCTGGGCTAG
- a CDS encoding ATP-binding cassette domain-containing protein encodes MATIEAMAANASSGQTTVSVRGVKHVYPGGKLALDDVNLEIGVGLFGLLGPNGAGKSTLMRIMCTLLTPTGGEASVLGHDTVKDRQAVRTALGYLPQEFGAWRLQKVREVVDTLAGLSGIRDKAARKQRVEAVIEQVGLQEVTHRKVKKLSGGMLRRLGVAQALVHDPPVIIVDEPTVGLDPQERLRFRRLMADLARDRTIILSTHIVADLGSSCRDLALIDTGKIVFRGSPQGLLQHAGQHVFEMVADRAQEARLVSEGVEIVSRTADGEGSHIRAVAADGSIPPGAKPVSEPTLEEGYLGFMASRGRAEVARTEEETS; translated from the coding sequence ATGGCGACAATCGAAGCGATGGCGGCCAACGCCAGTTCCGGTCAAACGACCGTCAGCGTTCGAGGCGTAAAACACGTCTACCCCGGTGGCAAGCTGGCCCTGGACGACGTCAATCTCGAGATCGGCGTCGGTCTGTTTGGCTTACTTGGACCCAACGGCGCCGGCAAGAGTACGCTGATGCGCATCATGTGCACGCTGCTCACGCCGACCGGCGGCGAGGCCTCGGTCCTCGGGCACGACACCGTGAAGGACCGTCAGGCGGTGCGTACCGCCCTGGGCTACCTCCCGCAGGAGTTCGGTGCGTGGCGTTTGCAGAAGGTCCGGGAGGTCGTCGACACGCTCGCCGGTCTGTCGGGGATCCGAGACAAGGCCGCACGAAAGCAACGTGTGGAAGCGGTCATCGAGCAGGTCGGTCTCCAGGAGGTGACGCATCGCAAGGTGAAGAAGCTGTCCGGCGGCATGCTCCGTCGTCTCGGCGTGGCGCAGGCGTTGGTACACGATCCACCGGTGATCATCGTCGACGAACCGACCGTGGGCCTGGACCCGCAAGAGCGACTGCGCTTCCGACGTCTGATGGCAGACCTGGCCCGAGACCGCACCATCATTCTCTCCACCCACATCGTTGCGGACCTGGGTTCGAGTTGTCGCGACCTGGCGTTGATCGATACCGGCAAGATCGTCTTCCGTGGATCGCCACAGGGTCTTCTGCAGCATGCCGGCCAACATGTCTTCGAGATGGTTGCCGATCGTGCTCAGGAAGCCCGGCTCGTAAGCGAGGGCGTCGAGATCGTCTCACGAACTGCAGACGGCGAGGGGAGTCACATCCGAGCGGTGGCCGCCGACGGCTCGATCCCCCCGGGAGCGAAGCCGGTGTCAGAGCCCACTCTTGAAGAAGGCTACCTGGGATTCATGGCCTCCCGCGGCCGAGCCGAGGTCGCACGGACCGAAGAGGAGACGTCATGA
- a CDS encoding efflux RND transporter periplasmic adaptor subunit, with protein sequence MSYRFVGRSLSWVLVFTLAASVGCVNRAPEETIEFRVPVTARAVETGDVEDRIVATGSLRTPEAVALNADSGGALKIARNARGRRFAEGDRVKAGDIVGEITGEEVRLAAGLEAAEQRYATVKADYDSKKALYDEGLLAEQEFRQVESSLADAKIEVERGVLKETRSRLITPIDGVILRLARDESEQPLADGQLVMQGFQVAQIAPTDTLIAEVDLVGSDVARIKVGQIARVRHHAWDDSRFEGRVLRLAPSLDPSTRTLRAEVAVRNGAAKLRPGMFVEVTIVVESRPEVPVVPRRAVAERNSRKVVFVVEGQKVRQREVVLGLGDDEIVEIIEGLEPEERIVVQGIETLNDNMSVRVNGG encoded by the coding sequence ATGAGCTATCGGTTCGTCGGGCGAAGTCTGTCATGGGTGCTCGTCTTCACGTTGGCCGCATCCGTGGGCTGCGTGAATCGGGCGCCGGAGGAGACGATCGAATTTCGTGTCCCGGTGACGGCCCGTGCCGTCGAGACCGGCGATGTCGAAGATCGCATCGTCGCGACCGGATCGCTGAGAACCCCCGAGGCCGTGGCGCTCAACGCCGACAGTGGTGGCGCGCTGAAGATCGCCCGCAATGCGCGGGGAAGACGATTCGCCGAGGGCGACCGCGTGAAGGCCGGTGACATCGTCGGCGAGATCACCGGCGAAGAGGTTCGTCTTGCCGCCGGCCTCGAGGCGGCGGAACAGCGCTACGCAACCGTCAAGGCGGATTACGATTCCAAGAAGGCTCTATACGACGAGGGGCTGCTGGCCGAGCAGGAATTTCGTCAAGTCGAGAGCTCTCTCGCCGATGCGAAGATCGAAGTCGAGCGCGGCGTTCTGAAGGAAACCCGCTCGCGATTGATCACGCCGATCGATGGGGTGATCCTGCGCCTGGCACGGGACGAGTCCGAGCAGCCACTGGCGGATGGCCAGTTGGTCATGCAGGGATTTCAGGTCGCCCAGATCGCCCCGACCGACACATTGATCGCCGAGGTCGACCTGGTGGGCTCCGATGTTGCCCGGATCAAGGTCGGTCAGATCGCCCGTGTTCGGCATCACGCCTGGGACGACTCACGGTTCGAAGGACGCGTGCTTCGTCTCGCCCCGAGTCTGGATCCATCGACACGCACGCTCCGCGCCGAGGTCGCCGTCAGGAACGGTGCGGCCAAACTTCGACCGGGGATGTTCGTTGAGGTGACGATCGTCGTGGAGAGCCGTCCCGAAGTCCCGGTGGTCCCGCGCCGGGCCGTCGCCGAGCGCAACAGTCGCAAGGTTGTGTTCGTCGTCGAGGGCCAGAAGGTACGACAACGCGAGGTGGTCCTGGGACTCGGCGACGATGAGATCGTCGAGATCATCGAGGGGCTGGAGCCCGAAGAGCGGATCGTCGTCCAGGGGATCGAGACGCTAAACGACAACATGTCCGTCCGTGTGAACGGCGGATAG
- a CDS encoding efflux RND transporter permease subunit encodes MEALARLAARRPVAVTVVAAAFVILGWTAWRELPLDLLPDMESPTLVVSVRSGDRPPAEMERLYGEQIEQRLFAVSGIREIKQVARTGRIIATVIFDWDADMDYALVEVEKATGPIRSDPDVGEVLVRRFDPRQAPVITLGLVADEGGPSLASLRRTADRQVSIALERLEGVAEARVTGGREEEIRVSVDRYRMESVGVTLGELESRLRAANVDLNAGTLEDGNRVFLVRGVSRYRDAGDVGEVVLRFGSDSSGRQIPIRVRDVADVAIFDEEITHLVRVDGQEGVGLSIYKEAGSNTVAVSKTVRSAMEAINSDLPGVSVSVVSDDAALVEDSIRDVQSAALIGVALAILILILFLRAPGPTAIVALAVPVSLLTTLFFMHFSGQSLNVMTLGGLALGAGMLVDNAIVVVESIFRRLSAGDSREDAAARGTGQVIGAIVASTLTTCAVFVPIIFVQGLAARLVSGLSFTVVVSLAVSLFVAALLIPALARWLLPAKTPRSIEVGAPRLEAFVGGLLKRPLLVVFVALVGAGLGVMGLVSLGTELLPPSDPRQFSVRLVGPPGQRVESTTRTVVAMEELLREAAGDDLIAIQSEIGRLPEDDRLIREEQTEENTARILVRLRAGGASGGDVVARAAPAVTQLGNIEVNWEVGVSALARSLGTSGPPVAVEISGQSLPDLRDTAESLRSNLAAAPALWNVRSSFEGGPPELRVELDRTLADGLGVDLDLVSIALEASLDGRSVTVVSTGDEERDVVLRMPSVRRDDLLQVPLTTSSGARLVVGDVARLRPESGAREIFRRDQRRVAQVTARIVDSADYPQAIQAAQEAIDAANVAPGLSVRLVGEEEERTRTFDELKLAGILALLLVFMVLAGTFESLIHPLTVAISIPLSLIGVALVLVPMGRPLGVMEVLGLIVLAGVAVNDAILLVDSARRLMLDGMECTAALARAAAIRLRPILMTTFTTVLAMSPLAWGGGEGAQLRQPLALTIIGGIILSTVCSLTVIPCVYLLLERLRPKRARS; translated from the coding sequence ATGGAAGCCCTTGCCCGTCTAGCCGCGCGCCGTCCGGTGGCGGTCACCGTGGTTGCGGCGGCGTTCGTCATCCTCGGTTGGACCGCCTGGCGGGAACTCCCACTCGATCTTCTGCCTGACATGGAGAGTCCGACTCTCGTCGTCTCGGTCCGCTCGGGCGACCGCCCACCGGCGGAGATGGAGCGACTGTACGGCGAGCAGATAGAGCAACGGCTCTTCGCCGTAAGCGGAATCCGCGAGATCAAGCAGGTCGCCCGCACGGGTCGAATCATCGCCACCGTCATCTTCGACTGGGACGCCGACATGGACTACGCCCTCGTCGAGGTCGAGAAGGCGACCGGTCCCATCCGTTCGGACCCCGATGTCGGCGAGGTCCTCGTTCGTCGCTTCGATCCACGGCAGGCGCCGGTGATCACACTGGGTCTTGTCGCCGACGAGGGCGGACCCAGCCTCGCGTCCTTGCGACGGACCGCCGATCGTCAGGTGTCGATCGCCCTGGAGCGACTCGAGGGTGTGGCCGAGGCACGCGTGACCGGTGGACGCGAAGAAGAGATCCGGGTCTCCGTCGATCGCTATCGCATGGAATCGGTCGGCGTCACACTCGGCGAGCTTGAGAGTCGTCTTCGTGCCGCCAACGTCGATCTCAATGCCGGCACGCTGGAGGATGGCAATCGGGTCTTCCTGGTTCGCGGGGTCTCCCGTTATCGCGACGCAGGCGATGTCGGGGAGGTCGTTCTCAGGTTCGGCTCCGACTCCTCCGGTCGCCAGATCCCAATTCGCGTCCGTGACGTCGCCGATGTGGCCATCTTCGACGAGGAGATCACGCATCTGGTCCGTGTCGATGGCCAGGAGGGCGTCGGTCTCTCGATCTACAAGGAGGCGGGATCCAATACGGTCGCCGTCTCGAAGACCGTCCGCTCGGCCATGGAGGCGATCAATAGCGACCTGCCGGGTGTCAGTGTGTCCGTCGTCTCCGACGACGCGGCTCTCGTTGAAGATTCGATCCGCGATGTTCAGAGCGCCGCGCTGATCGGTGTGGCTCTGGCGATCCTGATCCTGATCCTGTTCCTGCGAGCGCCGGGGCCGACGGCCATCGTCGCGCTGGCCGTGCCGGTTTCCCTGTTGACCACGCTGTTCTTCATGCACTTCAGCGGACAGAGTTTGAACGTCATGACCCTCGGGGGACTGGCGCTCGGCGCCGGGATGCTGGTGGACAACGCCATCGTTGTCGTCGAGAGCATCTTCCGCCGGTTGTCTGCAGGGGACAGTCGCGAGGATGCCGCAGCCCGTGGGACCGGCCAGGTCATCGGCGCGATCGTCGCCAGTACGTTGACCACCTGCGCGGTCTTCGTGCCGATCATCTTCGTCCAGGGGTTGGCCGCGCGGCTGGTGTCCGGTCTCTCATTCACCGTCGTCGTCTCGCTGGCGGTCTCGCTGTTCGTGGCGGCCCTGCTGATTCCGGCGCTTGCACGGTGGCTCCTTCCCGCCAAGACTCCCCGATCGATTGAGGTCGGCGCGCCTCGTCTAGAAGCATTCGTCGGCGGACTCCTGAAACGACCGCTGCTGGTGGTGTTTGTCGCGCTCGTCGGGGCAGGTCTCGGTGTCATGGGTCTCGTCTCGCTCGGGACAGAGCTGTTGCCGCCCTCCGACCCACGTCAGTTTTCCGTGCGTCTTGTTGGGCCTCCCGGACAACGAGTCGAGTCCACCACCCGCACGGTCGTGGCCATGGAAGAGCTTCTCCGCGAAGCCGCCGGGGATGATCTCATCGCGATCCAGTCGGAGATCGGACGACTCCCGGAGGATGACCGGCTGATCCGCGAGGAGCAGACCGAGGAGAACACCGCTCGCATCCTGGTCCGTCTTCGCGCGGGAGGTGCCAGCGGTGGCGACGTCGTCGCACGAGCGGCACCGGCGGTGACACAGCTTGGAAATATTGAGGTCAACTGGGAGGTCGGCGTCTCCGCGCTGGCTCGCTCCCTCGGCACCTCCGGCCCGCCGGTTGCCGTCGAGATCTCCGGACAGTCGCTACCGGACCTGCGAGATACGGCCGAGAGTCTTCGCTCGAATCTGGCCGCTGCCCCAGCATTGTGGAACGTCCGCTCATCGTTCGAGGGTGGGCCACCGGAGCTTCGCGTCGAGCTCGATCGAACGCTTGCCGATGGCCTCGGGGTCGATCTCGATCTTGTCTCCATCGCACTGGAAGCGTCGCTGGATGGGCGCTCGGTGACCGTCGTCTCGACCGGGGATGAAGAGCGAGATGTCGTCTTGCGGATGCCATCCGTTCGACGGGATGATCTGTTGCAGGTTCCGTTGACCACAAGTTCCGGTGCGCGTCTCGTCGTCGGTGACGTGGCGAGGCTGCGACCCGAGAGTGGAGCCCGCGAGATCTTCCGTCGCGATCAACGTCGCGTGGCTCAGGTGACCGCCCGTATCGTCGACAGCGCCGACTATCCGCAGGCGATCCAGGCCGCCCAGGAGGCGATCGACGCCGCGAACGTCGCTCCCGGGTTGAGCGTCCGACTGGTCGGCGAGGAAGAGGAGCGCACGCGGACCTTCGACGAGTTGAAACTTGCCGGGATCCTGGCCTTGCTCCTTGTCTTCATGGTGCTGGCGGGGACGTTCGAGTCGCTGATCCACCCGTTGACGGTGGCGATATCGATTCCGCTCTCGCTGATCGGTGTTGCGCTGGTGCTGGTACCGATGGGTCGCCCGCTAGGTGTGATGGAAGTATTGGGCCTTATCGTCCTGGCGGGGGTTGCGGTCAACGATGCCATCCTGCTTGTGGATAGCGCACGACGGCTGATGCTGGACGGAATGGAATGCACCGCGGCACTGGCCCGGGCCGCCGCGATTCGTCTGCGACCGATCCTGATGACCACTTTCACCACCGTCCTCGCCATGTCGCCGCTGGCCTGGGGTGGCGGCGAGGGGGCGCAGCTGCGTCAGCCGCTGGCACTGACGATCATCGGTGGCATCATCCTGTCGACGGTGTGCTCGCTGACGGTCATCCCGTGTGTCTACCTGCTGCTTGAACGTCTGCGACCAAAGCGGGCCCGTTCGTGA
- a CDS encoding efflux RND transporter permease subunit, with the protein MRRPVATAMFFLAILLLGLVGWQRMPVELFPQTEGNQLNVRFNRPGSEPEVVEREILLPLEAKVAELSRVMETSGEIRGSGGSFVVKFEPGVDIDVRELELSRLAADLQREQPQGTFINVQLDPFTQLSNSRFAMYLQVTGMSDVNALLDFVEDRIVPRLAAVGGVAQVQAFGGSPRELTVSIDPDLCAAEGINTGEVTQALAKSVRGLDYLGGVEDEAGRTAVLIDGRPKGEVSLASIRIRPDRAVLLRHVADVELGTGREQNLFRVDGQPAIGLILYQEEGANLVQLADDLRGRLDSLTGQFSEFGIGFRVLFDGGELIEDQLDRLKKLAFSGFIISLVTLYLFLRHWRAVGVVAIAVPCSLLTALALLYTAGQTLNVVTLLGLAVGIGMLVDNSIVVYEAVQRQLEHGASGEKAAENGVRRTVRAILAATATNAVVFLPIVFVDFDDASLRSFLTVLVIAILVPLLASVIVAIGLVPMLAGKLAAPAAMQRLKEIRARRERFGGLVHPDRARGLANGALMTALRRPGSWVAIVLVAVVISFIQLVGLNIGGSSQEAQEQTQIRLPVTIEGGGSLDAATDIFAALESSVMDLEGIERVESFVQEEGGSITVTIPEREERPDELTAARVRERLRDAANRYPNVELSASQGGGGGGGRPSFLGGGASRVVVSGPDVRRLRTLTETIKDQLEEIPDIGSVTIATRDGQDEMHVLPDATRLQAFGLTADQVLPVLNVVGREGTEMRTGFTLRDGREIPLTVRRKEARNKATNDLRTMRVTTPFGALPLSAFADVRQMGRPPTISHRDGRREVEVLYTLASSAPEAGAERTALEDAIRDVIHQTHRPVGYTIEAPQDEEGLDWFNELMIPILLLLYAVLAITFESLTLPLLVLLSIPLTVLGATWTLTFSQVPVDQMALFGVVALIGITVNPAILLVDRMQQATRFAGRPAGAAALRAVRERTRPVLMTAATTILGLWPLAIVTGEENEIWPPFATVIMGGLTASTVLTLLVIPVGFVFLNRLDRIFGRLGPWIAMGWLLATAAVVTPLFAGGWITSVWMRLLTTILVAGALLAVAVLAFRRQDVPKPRSEDGPPKLETRYLNKIYGQPGPIGRAWRAPQRFVERVRALGVQPFDPRLILSSIVPRVLIAAGALYLGVTLQSVFWRMIYLLIASFVLAGAVRQLRRARGKLDQSGRVDPGGIEGWVATSLPWAVMIYLLLKFTWNPFVADFDGQMATGVWVFEAIVLAICQFGRRTAVLLHRGDIALRPVDVFMAGVRGLWRSICRVTFGFDLPSEQVHAIRSVKFEAQQGMIGVLGPNGAGKTTLLRMLSGILEPSSGTVYLGGVRLLRLRRFLARWIGYLPQDFGLPEDMTAREYLEYFALLYELPAERRTERIERLLTEVGLGERADEKIGGFSGGMKQRVAVARTLLRLPPVIIVDEPTVGLDPRERIRFRNLLARLAEGRVVLFSTHVVEDVEVACGRVIVFTRGRIVFDGPPERLSDAARNRVWMATLQPGDEEKLPAGALVVDQVPEASGAYRTRILAEGQPAADAEPVDPGLEDGYLWLVGDRATT; encoded by the coding sequence GTGCGACGCCCCGTCGCCACGGCGATGTTCTTCCTTGCCATCCTGTTGCTAGGGCTAGTCGGTTGGCAACGGATGCCCGTCGAGTTGTTTCCCCAGACCGAGGGAAACCAACTCAACGTTCGATTCAATCGTCCGGGGAGCGAGCCCGAGGTCGTCGAGCGGGAGATCCTGTTGCCGCTCGAGGCGAAGGTTGCTGAACTTTCGCGGGTGATGGAGACCTCGGGAGAGATCCGCGGTTCCGGCGGGTCGTTCGTCGTGAAGTTCGAGCCCGGCGTTGATATCGACGTGCGCGAACTCGAGCTCTCCCGGCTTGCCGCCGATCTACAGCGCGAGCAGCCCCAGGGTACTTTCATCAACGTGCAGTTGGATCCGTTCACACAGCTCAGCAACAGTCGTTTCGCGATGTACCTGCAGGTCACGGGGATGAGCGACGTCAACGCCTTGCTCGACTTCGTCGAGGATCGCATCGTCCCGCGTCTGGCGGCGGTCGGCGGCGTCGCGCAGGTCCAGGCGTTCGGTGGTTCGCCGCGGGAGCTGACGGTCAGCATCGATCCCGATCTCTGCGCGGCCGAGGGCATCAACACCGGCGAGGTGACCCAGGCGTTGGCCAAGTCCGTACGCGGGTTGGACTACCTGGGGGGCGTGGAGGACGAGGCGGGTCGGACTGCAGTTCTCATCGACGGTCGCCCCAAGGGCGAGGTGTCGCTTGCCTCGATTCGCATCCGACCCGATCGGGCGGTCCTGCTTCGTCACGTCGCCGACGTCGAACTCGGCACGGGGCGAGAGCAGAATCTGTTTCGCGTAGACGGTCAGCCGGCCATCGGCCTGATCCTCTATCAGGAAGAGGGCGCCAACCTCGTGCAACTGGCCGACGACCTGCGGGGTCGTCTCGACTCTCTCACCGGTCAGTTCTCCGAGTTTGGAATCGGCTTCCGCGTCCTGTTCGATGGTGGGGAGTTGATCGAGGATCAACTGGATCGACTGAAGAAGCTGGCTTTCTCCGGATTCATCATCTCTCTGGTGACACTTTATCTGTTCCTCCGGCACTGGCGTGCCGTGGGCGTGGTGGCGATCGCCGTTCCGTGCAGTCTGCTGACCGCTCTGGCGCTCCTGTATACGGCCGGCCAGACGCTTAACGTGGTTACGCTCCTGGGTCTCGCCGTTGGCATTGGCATGCTGGTCGATAACAGCATCGTCGTCTACGAGGCCGTCCAGCGGCAGCTGGAACACGGTGCGTCGGGCGAGAAGGCCGCCGAGAACGGCGTGCGGCGAACCGTGCGGGCGATCCTCGCCGCCACCGCGACCAACGCCGTTGTATTCCTGCCGATCGTCTTCGTCGACTTCGACGACGCGTCGTTGCGGTCGTTCCTGACCGTCCTCGTGATTGCGATCCTGGTGCCGTTGTTGGCATCGGTCATCGTCGCCATAGGTCTTGTGCCGATGCTGGCGGGCAAGTTGGCGGCGCCGGCCGCGATGCAACGTCTCAAGGAGATTCGCGCGCGTCGAGAGCGATTCGGTGGCCTGGTCCATCCCGACCGGGCGCGTGGCCTGGCCAACGGCGCGTTGATGACGGCCCTGCGTCGCCCCGGTAGCTGGGTGGCGATCGTTCTGGTGGCGGTGGTCATCAGTTTCATCCAGCTCGTGGGTCTGAACATCGGTGGCAGTTCGCAGGAGGCGCAGGAGCAGACACAGATCCGTCTTCCCGTCACGATCGAGGGGGGTGGCTCTCTCGACGCGGCGACGGACATCTTTGCCGCCCTCGAGTCGTCGGTCATGGACCTGGAGGGCATCGAGCGGGTCGAGTCCTTCGTCCAGGAGGAGGGTGGCTCGATCACGGTGACGATCCCTGAACGAGAAGAGCGTCCCGACGAGTTGACCGCTGCGCGAGTGCGTGAACGACTTCGCGATGCCGCCAACCGATATCCAAACGTCGAGCTCAGCGCCTCGCAGGGCGGCGGCGGTGGGGGCGGACGTCCATCGTTTCTCGGTGGCGGCGCCTCCCGGGTCGTGGTCTCCGGTCCCGACGTCCGTCGTCTGCGAACCCTGACCGAGACGATCAAGGACCAACTCGAAGAGATCCCGGACATCGGAAGCGTGACCATCGCGACCCGCGATGGTCAGGACGAGATGCATGTGCTTCCCGACGCGACCCGTTTGCAGGCCTTCGGCCTGACGGCGGATCAGGTGCTTCCGGTCCTCAACGTCGTGGGACGGGAGGGGACCGAGATGCGGACCGGCTTCACCCTGCGCGACGGCCGAGAGATCCCGCTGACCGTTCGCCGGAAGGAGGCGCGGAACAAGGCGACCAACGACCTGCGGACCATGCGGGTGACGACGCCGTTCGGCGCGTTACCGCTATCCGCGTTCGCCGACGTCCGCCAGATGGGACGTCCTCCCACCATCAGTCATCGCGACGGGCGACGCGAGGTCGAGGTGCTCTATACGCTGGCGTCGTCCGCTCCCGAAGCGGGCGCCGAACGCACCGCGCTGGAAGACGCGATCCGCGACGTGATCCATCAGACCCATCGCCCGGTGGGCTATACGATCGAGGCGCCACAGGACGAGGAGGGGCTGGACTGGTTCAACGAGTTGATGATCCCGATTCTGTTGCTGCTTTACGCGGTACTGGCGATCACCTTCGAGTCTCTGACACTCCCGCTCCTGGTGCTGTTGTCGATTCCCTTGACCGTGCTGGGCGCGACCTGGACGCTGACCTTCTCGCAGGTTCCCGTGGATCAGATGGCGTTGTTTGGCGTCGTCGCCCTGATCGGTATCACGGTCAACCCCGCGATTCTGCTGGTCGACCGGATGCAACAGGCCACACGCTTCGCCGGTCGACCGGCGGGTGCCGCTGCCCTCCGTGCGGTACGCGAGCGAACGCGACCCGTGCTGATGACCGCGGCGACGACGATTCTCGGGCTCTGGCCGCTTGCGATCGTCACCGGGGAAGAGAACGAGATCTGGCCTCCGTTCGCCACGGTGATCATGGGTGGCCTAACGGCGTCGACGGTCCTGACACTCCTGGTCATCCCCGTCGGTTTCGTCTTTCTCAATCGTCTGGATCGGATCTTCGGTCGGCTCGGTCCGTGGATCGCCATGGGTTGGCTGCTGGCGACGGCCGCCGTCGTGACGCCGTTGTTTGCCGGTGGCTGGATCACCTCGGTGTGGATGCGACTTCTCACGACGATACTCGTCGCAGGCGCGCTCCTCGCCGTCGCCGTGTTGGCGTTCCGTCGCCAGGACGTGCCGAAGCCCAGGTCCGAGGACGGTCCCCCGAAGCTGGAGACCCGTTACCTGAACAAGATTTATGGCCAGCCGGGGCCGATCGGTCGTGCATGGCGTGCCCCGCAGCGATTTGTCGAGCGGGTTCGCGCGTTGGGCGTGCAGCCCTTCGACCCACGACTGATCCTCAGTTCGATCGTTCCCCGAGTGTTGATCGCCGCCGGTGCCCTCTACCTGGGTGTGACCCTGCAGAGCGTCTTCTGGCGGATGATCTATCTGCTGATCGCCTCGTTCGTGCTGGCCGGTGCGGTTCGGCAACTCCGACGCGCACGGGGCAAGCTGGATCAATCGGGTCGTGTCGATCCCGGTGGGATCGAGGGTTGGGTCGCCACGTCCTTGCCGTGGGCCGTGATGATCTACTTGCTGTTGAAGTTCACGTGGAATCCGTTCGTGGCCGATTTCGATGGGCAGATGGCGACGGGTGTCTGGGTGTTCGAGGCGATCGTTCTGGCGATCTGTCAGTTCGGTCGTCGGACGGCGGTCCTGCTCCATCGTGGTGACATCGCGTTGCGCCCGGTGGACGTCTTCATGGCCGGCGTTCGTGGTCTGTGGCGCTCGATCTGTCGCGTGACGTTTGGTTTCGACCTACCGTCCGAACAGGTCCACGCCATTCGCTCGGTGAAGTTCGAGGCCCAGCAGGGGATGATCGGTGTCCTGGGACCCAACGGGGCCGGCAAGACGACGCTCTTGCGGATGCTCTCGGGGATCCTGGAGCCCTCGTCGGGGACCGTCTACCTGGGGGGCGTTCGACTGTTGCGTTTGCGGCGGTTTCTCGCCCGCTGGATCGGTTATCTACCCCAGGACTTTGGCCTGCCCGAAGACATGACCGCCCGGGAGTACCTCGAGTACTTCGCACTGCTCTACGAGCTTCCGGCGGAACGACGGACCGAGCGGATCGAACGGCTTCTCACCGAGGTCGGTCTGGGCGAGCGCGCCGACGAGAAGATCGGCGGCTTCTCCGGTGGGATGAAGCAACGTGTCGCCGTCGCTCGAACGCTTCTCAGGTTGCCCCCGGTGATCATCGTGGACGAGCCTACCGTCGGCCTGGATCCGCGCGAGCGCATCCGTTTCCGCAATCTGCTTGCGCGTCTGGCGGAGGGTCGGGTCGTCCTGTTCTCGACACATGTCGTCGAGGATGTGGAAGTGGCATGCGGTCGGGTCATCGTCTTTACGCGTGGTCGCATCGTCTTCGATGGGCCCCCGGAGCGACTGTCCGATGCGGCGCGTAATCGGGTCTGGATGGCAACGCTACAACCGGGCGACGAGGAGAAACTGCCGGCCGGCGCGCTTGTGGTGGACCAGGTCCCGGAGGCCAGCGGCGCCTATCGCACCAGGATTCTCGCCGAGGGTCAGCCCGCCGCCGATGCGGAACCGGTCGATCCCGGCCTGGAAGACGGCTACCTGTGGCTTGTCGGTGATCGGGCGACGACATGA